The following are encoded in a window of uncultured Pseudomonas sp. genomic DNA:
- the cyoE gene encoding heme o synthase encodes MATLAREQHAHASWRDYLELTKPRVVVLMLITSLVGMFLATRAGVAWQVLIFGNLGIGLCAGAAAAVNHVVDRRIDSIMARTLKRPVTSGRISPSAALGFALLLAVAGMALLLTFTNELAAWLTLASLLGYAVLYTGFLKRATPQNIVIGGLAGAAPPLLGWVAVTGHISAEPLLLVLIIFAWTPPHFWALAIHRKAEYAKADIPMLPVTHGEHYTKVHILLYTLVMFAVTLLPYAIHMSGLLYLACAVILGGRFLHWAVVLYRDSKPHAAINTFKYSIWYLFALFIALLVDHYLLLNI; translated from the coding sequence ATGGCTACTCTAGCGCGCGAACAACATGCCCACGCCAGCTGGCGCGATTACCTTGAGCTGACCAAGCCGCGGGTGGTGGTGTTGATGCTGATCACCTCGCTGGTCGGCATGTTCCTCGCCACCCGTGCAGGCGTGGCGTGGCAGGTGCTGATTTTCGGCAACCTGGGCATCGGCTTGTGTGCCGGCGCGGCGGCGGCGGTTAACCATGTGGTCGATCGGCGGATTGACTCGATCATGGCGCGAACCCTCAAACGCCCAGTCACCTCGGGACGTATCTCGCCCAGCGCCGCACTGGGTTTTGCTCTGCTGCTGGCAGTGGCGGGGATGGCGCTGCTGCTGACCTTTACCAATGAGCTGGCGGCCTGGCTGACCCTGGCCTCGCTGCTGGGCTATGCGGTGCTCTATACCGGATTTCTCAAGCGAGCCACGCCGCAGAATATCGTGATTGGCGGTTTGGCAGGGGCGGCACCGCCGCTGCTTGGCTGGGTCGCAGTGACCGGGCATATCAGCGCTGAGCCGCTGCTGCTGGTGCTGATCATTTTCGCCTGGACGCCGCCGCACTTCTGGGCCTTGGCCATTCACCGCAAAGCGGAATATGCCAAGGCCGATATTCCCATGCTGCCGGTGACCCATGGCGAGCACTACACCAAGGTGCATATTCTGCTCTACACCTTGGTGATGTTTGCCGTGACCCTGCTGCCGTATGCCATTCACATGAGCGGGCTGCTCTATCTGGCATGCGCGGTGATCTTGGGTGGACGCTTCCTGCACTGGGCCGTGGTGCTCTACCGTGACAGCAAACCGCATGCGGCGATCAACACCTTCAAGTACAGCATCTGGTATCTTTTCGCGCTGTTTATCGCCCTGCTGGTCGATCACTACCTGCTGCTGAATATCTGA
- a CDS encoding VOC family protein: MALAPFHLAIPVDDLSAARHFYGEVFGCAEGRSSEHWVDFDFFGHQLVIHQAPKMAYQEAAYSNPVDGHDVPVPHFGVVLGWEDWQILAARLKAKGTAFVIEPYIRFVGQPGEQATLFLLDPCGNALEFKAFKDIGQLFAK, translated from the coding sequence ATGGCACTCGCCCCGTTTCACTTGGCTATTCCCGTAGACGACCTGAGCGCCGCCCGGCATTTCTACGGCGAAGTATTTGGCTGCGCAGAAGGTCGTAGCAGCGAGCATTGGGTGGACTTCGACTTCTTCGGTCATCAACTGGTGATTCACCAAGCGCCGAAGATGGCCTATCAGGAGGCTGCCTATAGCAACCCGGTGGACGGCCACGACGTGCCCGTACCGCATTTCGGCGTGGTACTCGGTTGGGAGGATTGGCAAATACTGGCGGCGCGCTTAAAGGCCAAGGGCACGGCGTTCGTGATCGAGCCCTATATCCGCTTTGTTGGTCAGCCCGGCGAGCAGGCCACGCTGTTTCTTCTCGACCCCTGTGGCAACGCCCTGGAGTTCAAGGCGTTCAAGGATATCGGCCAGTTGTTTGCCAAATAA
- the ctaD gene encoding cytochrome c oxidase subunit I — protein MSAVIDHGHAGHDHHHGPAKGLMRWVLTTNHKDIGTMYLWFSFAMFLLGGSMAMVIRAELFQPGLQIVQPEFFNQMTTMHGLIMVFGAVMPAFVGLANWMIPLMIGAPDMALPRMNNFSFWLLPAAFSMLVSTLFMEGGGPNFGWTFYAPLSTTYAPESVTFFIFAIHLMGFSSIMGAINVIATILNLRAPGMTLMKMPLFVWTWLITAFLLIAVMPVLAGVVTMMLMDIHFGTSFFSAAGGGDPVLFQHVFWFFGHPEVYIMILPAFGAVSAIIPAFARKPLFGYTSMVYATAAIAFLSFIVWAHHMFTVGIPLTGELFFMYATLLIAVPTGVKVFNWASTMWRGSMTFETPMLFAVAFVILFTIGGFSGLMLAIAPADFQYHDTYFVVAHFHYVLVPGAIFGIFASAYYWLPKWTGHMYDETLGKLHFWMSFIGMNMAFFPMHFVGLAGMPRRIPDYNMMFANFNMVSSIGAFMFGATQLLFLFIVIKCIRGGKTAAAKPWDGAEGLEWTIPSPAPYHTFQTPPDVK, from the coding sequence ATGAGTGCAGTGATCGACCACGGTCATGCCGGACATGACCATCACCACGGCCCGGCCAAAGGCCTGATGCGCTGGGTGTTGACCACCAACCATAAAGACATCGGCACCATGTACCTGTGGTTCAGCTTCGCCATGTTCCTGCTGGGTGGCAGCATGGCCATGGTGATTCGTGCCGAGTTGTTCCAGCCAGGCCTGCAGATCGTGCAGCCGGAGTTCTTCAACCAGATGACCACCATGCACGGCCTGATCATGGTCTTCGGTGCAGTCATGCCGGCCTTCGTCGGCCTCGCCAACTGGATGATCCCGTTGATGATCGGCGCGCCGGACATGGCTTTGCCGCGCATGAACAACTTCAGCTTCTGGTTGCTACCGGCGGCCTTCAGCATGTTGGTCAGCACCTTGTTTATGGAAGGTGGCGGGCCTAACTTCGGTTGGACCTTCTATGCGCCGCTGTCGACCACCTACGCGCCGGAGTCGGTGACCTTCTTTATCTTTGCCATCCACCTGATGGGCTTCAGTTCGATCATGGGCGCGATCAACGTGATCGCCACCATCCTCAACCTGCGCGCCCCCGGCATGACATTGATGAAGATGCCACTCTTCGTCTGGACCTGGCTGATCACTGCATTCCTGCTGATCGCGGTGATGCCGGTGCTGGCGGGTGTGGTGACCATGATGTTGATGGACATTCACTTTGGCACCAGCTTCTTCAGCGCTGCCGGTGGTGGTGACCCGGTGCTGTTCCAGCATGTGTTCTGGTTCTTCGGTCACCCCGAGGTGTACATCATGATCTTGCCGGCATTCGGCGCGGTCAGTGCCATCATCCCGGCCTTCGCCCGTAAGCCGCTGTTCGGCTACACCTCGATGGTCTACGCCACGGCGGCGATTGCCTTCCTGTCGTTTATCGTCTGGGCACACCACATGTTCACCGTCGGCATACCGCTGACCGGAGAGCTGTTCTTTATGTACGCCACCCTGCTGATTGCCGTCCCCACCGGGGTCAAGGTGTTCAACTGGGCCAGCACCATGTGGCGCGGATCGATGACCTTCGAGACGCCGATGCTGTTCGCCGTGGCGTTCGTCATTCTGTTTACCATCGGCGGTTTCTCCGGCCTGATGCTGGCCATCGCTCCGGCGGACTTCCAGTACCACGACACCTATTTCGTGGTGGCGCACTTCCACTACGTGCTGGTGCCGGGGGCGATCTTTGGCATCTTCGCCTCGGCCTACTACTGGCTACCGAAGTGGACCGGGCACATGTATGACGAGACCCTCGGCAAGCTGCATTTCTGGATGAGCTTTATCGGCATGAACATGGCGTTCTTCCCGATGCACTTCGTTGGCTTGGCTGGCATGCCGCGGCGGATTCCTGACTACAACATGATGTTTGCCAACTTCAACATGGTCTCTTCGATCGGGGCATTCATGTTCGGCGCCACCCAGTTGCTGTTCCTGTTTATCGTCATCAAGTGCATCCGCGGTGGTAAAACGGCGGCGGCCAAACCTTGGGACGGTGCTGAGGGATTGGAGTGGACCATCCCGTCGCCTGCGCCTTATCACACCTTCCAGACGCCACCGGATGTGAAATAA
- a CDS encoding SURF1 family protein: MSAFRPGLLPSLLVLLMFPCLIALGFWQLARADEKRDLLAAHQAQQLLAPISIDELEQHPNPAYTRVQLQGFFDAQHPLLLDNRTRDGKAGVEVLQPFYDQASGLWLLLNRGWLPWPDRRVMPIFATPDTPLRLQATVYVPLGEAFQLQGELPATGWPRLVSEVKPNALWQQLGRAGLGYEVRLQPGPASFQSDWPVVALSPDKHIGYAVQWFALAAALLGLYTYLGLSNARETLHEPSHRPA, from the coding sequence ATGAGCGCCTTCCGTCCCGGCCTGCTGCCCAGCCTCCTGGTGCTGCTGATGTTCCCTTGCTTGATCGCCCTGGGATTTTGGCAGCTGGCCCGCGCCGATGAAAAGCGCGACCTGCTGGCGGCTCATCAGGCTCAGCAACTGTTAGCTCCTATCAGTATTGATGAGCTGGAGCAGCATCCCAACCCGGCCTACACGCGTGTGCAGTTGCAGGGCTTCTTCGACGCACAGCACCCCCTGCTGCTGGATAACCGCACCCGTGATGGCAAGGCCGGTGTTGAGGTGTTGCAACCTTTCTATGATCAGGCCAGCGGCCTCTGGCTGCTGCTTAATCGTGGTTGGTTGCCCTGGCCCGATCGCCGCGTGATGCCTATCTTCGCCACCCCGGATACACCGTTGCGCCTGCAAGCCACGGTGTATGTACCATTGGGTGAAGCGTTCCAGTTGCAGGGCGAACTACCGGCTACAGGTTGGCCGCGCCTCGTCAGCGAGGTCAAACCGAATGCTTTGTGGCAGCAACTGGGCCGTGCTGGTCTTGGCTATGAAGTACGTCTGCAGCCAGGCCCTGCCTCATTCCAGAGCGACTGGCCGGTGGTTGCGCTGAGCCCCGACAAACACATTGGCTATGCCGTGCAATGGTTCGCCCTAGCGGCGGCCTTGCTTGGTTTGTATACCTATTTAGGTTTATCTAACGCGCGGGAGACTCTCCATGAACCCAGCCATCGCCCTGCCTGA
- the coxB gene encoding cytochrome c oxidase subunit II, whose protein sequence is MMRHPRVWMGLLLWLVFSTAHAGWGINMTPGATDVSRSVFDLHMTIFWICVVIGVIVFGAMFWSMLVHRRSTGQEPAHFHESTTVEILWTVVPLVILVLMAIPATKTLIEIYDSSESELDIQVTGYQWKWHYKYLGEDVEFFSNLTTPKDQINNKAPKGEHYLLEVDEPLVVPVGTKVRFLITAADVIHSWWVPALAVKKDAIPGFVNESWTRIDQPGIYRGQCTELCGKDHGFMPVVVEAKSKADYAAWLAERKQLAAAEKELTSKEWTMDELMARGEKSYQTNCASCHQPTGEGLPPMFPALKGSKIATGPAAGHIDIVVNGKPGTSMAAFGKQLSEVDIAAIITYERNAWGNALGDMVTPKDILAFKQAQE, encoded by the coding sequence ATGATGCGACATCCACGAGTCTGGATGGGCCTCCTGTTGTGGTTGGTATTCAGCACGGCGCACGCCGGCTGGGGCATCAACATGACGCCCGGGGCCACCGATGTCAGCCGCTCAGTCTTTGATTTGCACATGACCATCTTCTGGATCTGCGTCGTCATCGGCGTGATCGTGTTTGGTGCCATGTTCTGGTCGATGCTCGTCCACCGCCGCTCCACCGGCCAGGAACCGGCGCACTTCCATGAGAGCACCACCGTCGAAATTCTCTGGACGGTCGTACCCTTGGTGATTCTGGTGCTGATGGCCATCCCGGCGACCAAGACGCTGATCGAGATCTACGACTCCAGCGAGTCGGAGCTGGATATTCAGGTCACCGGCTACCAGTGGAAGTGGCACTACAAGTACCTGGGTGAAGACGTCGAGTTCTTCAGCAACCTGACCACCCCCAAAGACCAGATCAACAACAAGGCGCCCAAGGGCGAGCATTATCTGCTTGAGGTTGATGAGCCCTTGGTGGTGCCGGTCGGTACCAAAGTACGCTTCCTGATCACAGCTGCCGATGTGATCCACTCTTGGTGGGTGCCAGCGCTAGCGGTGAAAAAAGATGCCATCCCCGGCTTTGTTAACGAGTCCTGGACGCGCATTGATCAGCCCGGTATTTACCGCGGCCAGTGCACCGAACTGTGCGGCAAGGATCACGGCTTTATGCCCGTGGTGGTTGAAGCCAAGTCGAAAGCGGACTACGCCGCCTGGCTGGCCGAACGCAAACAATTGGCGGCGGCCGAGAAGGAGCTGACCAGTAAAGAGTGGACCATGGATGAGTTAATGGCTCGCGGCGAGAAGTCGTACCAGACCAACTGCGCGTCCTGCCACCAACCGACAGGGGAAGGCCTGCCGCCGATGTTCCCGGCGCTCAAAGGCTCGAAGATTGCTACCGGTCCGGCTGCGGGTCATATCGACATCGTGGTCAATGGCAAGCCAGGCACCTCGATGGCCGCCTTCGGCAAGCAACTCTCGGAAGTCGATATCGCTGCCATCATCACCTACGAACGCAATGCTTGGGGCAATGCGCTAGGCGACATGGTTACGCCGAAAGACATCCTCGCGTTCAAACAGGCTCAGGAGTAA
- a CDS encoding heme A synthase — translation MSKPGYRFALFATVLAVVVVLLGAYTRLTHAGLGCPDWPGCYGFIGVPMSEHKQTLAEVRFPEAPVEVAKGWYEMIHRYFAGSLGLVILGLAVQALRRRHQQGQPLKLPLLLLGLVIVQAAFGMWTVTLKLWPQVVTAHLLGGFATLSLLFLLTLRLSGKAAALRNLPTRLRSLAALALLLVIGQIALGGWVSSNYAAVACVDLPTCHGEWWPQMDFANGFHLTQHIGPNYLGGQLDSDARTAIHLTHRLGALLVTLVLLLLAWQLKRHGLSRLAGLLVLALTVQVSLGISNVVFHLPLLVAVAHNLGGAALLLTLVLINYRLRSPVSLAYPAAEAQAGFAALPSK, via the coding sequence ATGAGTAAACCCGGCTATCGTTTTGCCCTGTTCGCCACCGTATTGGCTGTGGTTGTGGTGTTGCTTGGTGCCTATACCCGCCTGACCCATGCCGGCCTCGGCTGTCCGGACTGGCCCGGTTGCTATGGCTTTATCGGTGTGCCGATGAGCGAGCATAAGCAGACGCTGGCTGAAGTGCGCTTTCCCGAAGCACCGGTTGAGGTGGCCAAGGGCTGGTACGAGATGATTCATCGCTATTTTGCCGGCAGCCTGGGCTTGGTGATTCTCGGTTTGGCGGTACAAGCCTTGCGCCGCCGTCATCAACAAGGACAGCCACTGAAACTGCCGCTGTTGTTGCTTGGCCTGGTGATTGTGCAGGCGGCGTTTGGCATGTGGACGGTGACCCTGAAGCTCTGGCCGCAAGTTGTCACCGCGCACCTGCTCGGTGGTTTTGCCACCCTCAGCTTGCTGTTTCTGCTGACGTTGCGGCTATCTGGCAAGGCAGCAGCCTTGCGTAACCTGCCGACGCGGTTACGCAGCCTGGCGGCATTGGCGCTATTGCTGGTGATCGGACAGATCGCCCTCGGTGGTTGGGTCAGCAGTAACTACGCAGCGGTAGCCTGCGTCGACCTACCGACTTGCCATGGCGAATGGTGGCCGCAGATGGACTTTGCCAACGGCTTTCACCTGACTCAGCACATCGGCCCGAATTACCTGGGTGGCCAACTCGACAGTGATGCGCGTACCGCCATTCACCTGACTCATCGACTCGGGGCGCTGCTGGTGACGCTGGTGCTGTTGCTGCTGGCGTGGCAACTCAAGCGCCATGGCCTGTCACGCCTAGCCGGACTGTTAGTGCTGGCGCTTACGGTGCAGGTCAGCCTGGGCATCAGCAACGTGGTGTTCCATCTACCGTTGCTGGTGGCGGTGGCACACAACCTCGGCGGTGCAGCCCTTCTGTTGACCCTGGTGTTGATCAATTATCGGCTGCGCAGCCCGGTATCGCTGGCATACCCGGCAGCAGAAGCGCAGGCTGGCTTTGCAGCGTTGCCGAGCAAATAA
- a CDS encoding twin transmembrane helix small protein yields the protein MLKAAIILLLLATLVSLFSGLFFLVKDEGRTSRVVNALTVRVSLTALTVALIAWGFYSGQLVSHVTW from the coding sequence ATGCTCAAAGCCGCGATCATCCTGTTACTACTGGCCACTCTGGTCAGCCTCTTCAGTGGCTTGTTCTTTTTGGTCAAGGATGAAGGCCGCACCTCGCGGGTGGTCAACGCGCTGACTGTGCGCGTGAGCCTCACCGCCTTGACCGTTGCCCTCATTGCCTGGGGCTTCTACAGCGGCCAACTGGTTTCACATGTCACCTGGTAA
- a CDS encoding carbonic anhydrase, translating into MPYKHQLIPLQGRTGSESAEEALQSIVDGFQRFRTEIFPQEEELFKKLATAQNPRAMFITCADSRVVPELITQSSPGDLFVSRNVGNVVPPYGQMMGGVSTAIEYAVMALGVQHIIICGHSDCGAMKAVLDPTGLERMPTVKAWLRHAEVAKTVVADNCGCADHNTLGILTEENVVAQLDHLRTHPSVASRMASGQVFIHGWVYDIETCEIKAYDAEKGEFRLVGDGPLPMATPRPRYLPS; encoded by the coding sequence ATGCCATACAAGCATCAGTTGATCCCGTTGCAAGGTCGCACAGGCAGTGAAAGTGCCGAAGAGGCCCTGCAGAGTATCGTGGATGGCTTCCAGCGCTTTCGCACTGAGATATTCCCGCAGGAGGAGGAGCTGTTCAAGAAGCTGGCTACGGCGCAGAACCCGCGGGCGATGTTTATCACTTGCGCCGATTCGCGCGTGGTGCCGGAGTTAATCACCCAGAGCTCGCCTGGCGATCTATTCGTCAGCCGCAATGTTGGTAATGTGGTGCCGCCTTACGGGCAGATGATGGGCGGGGTGTCCACGGCTATCGAGTACGCGGTGATGGCCCTGGGCGTGCAGCACATCATCATTTGTGGGCATTCCGATTGTGGCGCAATGAAGGCCGTACTCGACCCTACGGGCCTAGAGCGCATGCCCACGGTCAAAGCCTGGCTGCGCCATGCTGAAGTGGCCAAGACGGTGGTGGCAGACAACTGTGGCTGCGCCGACCACAACACCCTGGGCATTCTCACTGAGGAGAACGTGGTGGCCCAACTCGACCACTTGCGCACTCACCCCTCGGTGGCATCACGCATGGCCAGCGGGCAGGTGTTTATTCACGGCTGGGTATACGACATCGAAACCTGCGAGATCAAAGCCTACGACGCGGAGAAGGGCGAGTTCCGCTTGGTCGGCGACGGCCCGCTGCCAATGGCCACGCCTCGCCCGCGTTATTTGCCGAGCTAG
- a CDS encoding cytochrome c oxidase subunit 3, whose product MSSHETHESYYVPAQSKWPIIATLGMLLSVYGVGTWFNDMKAERADSNGPLIFFVGGLFLAYMLFGWFGNVIKESRSGMYSPQMDRSFRWGMSWFIFSEVMFFAAFFGVLFYVRTWAGPWLGGEGDKGVSNMLWPGFEYSWPLLNTPDPKLYPAPSGIISAWGLPLINTILLVSSSFTLTFAHHALRKNHRKPLTLWLALTVILGIAFLVLQVEEYIHAYSELGLTLGSGIYGATFFMLTGFHGAHVTLGALMLSIMLIRVIRGHFSPEQHFGFEAAAWYWHFVDVVWIGLFVFVYVL is encoded by the coding sequence ATGTCGAGTCACGAAACCCACGAAAGCTATTACGTCCCGGCCCAGAGTAAGTGGCCGATTATTGCCACGCTGGGCATGCTGCTCTCGGTCTATGGCGTGGGCACTTGGTTCAACGACATGAAGGCTGAACGTGCCGACTCCAACGGCCCGCTGATCTTCTTTGTTGGTGGCCTATTTCTCGCCTACATGCTGTTTGGCTGGTTCGGCAATGTGATCAAGGAAAGCCGCTCGGGCATGTACAGCCCGCAGATGGATAGATCGTTTCGTTGGGGCATGAGTTGGTTCATCTTCTCCGAAGTGATGTTCTTCGCGGCCTTCTTCGGCGTGCTGTTCTACGTGCGAACCTGGGCTGGGCCGTGGCTCGGCGGTGAGGGCGACAAAGGGGTGAGCAACATGCTCTGGCCCGGCTTCGAATACAGCTGGCCACTGCTCAACACGCCAGACCCAAAACTTTACCCGGCACCGAGCGGCATCATCAGCGCCTGGGGCTTGCCGCTGATCAACACCATTCTGCTGGTGAGCTCCAGCTTCACCCTGACCTTTGCTCACCACGCGCTGCGTAAAAACCACCGCAAACCGCTAACCCTGTGGCTGGCCCTGACGGTGATTCTCGGCATCGCTTTTCTGGTGCTGCAGGTCGAGGAATATATCCATGCGTATAGCGAACTGGGGTTGACCCTCGGCTCGGGCATCTACGGCGCTACCTTCTTTATGCTCACCGGCTTCCATGGCGCCCACGTGACCTTGGGTGCGTTGATGCTGAGCATCATGCTAATTCGCGTTATTCGCGGCCATTTCAGCCCTGAACAGCACTTCGGTTTCGAGGCGGCGGCCTGGTATTGGCACTTCGTCGATGTGGTATGGATAGGTCTGTTTGTCTTTGTTTACGTGCTATGA
- a CDS encoding cytochrome c oxidase assembly protein has translation MSETLPTRRLVIRLILVVVAMFGFGFALVPIYDVMCQAFGINGKTAGVYEGEQMVDEQRQVRVQFLATNAADMVWEFAPQADEVVVHPGDSTQMLFVAYNPTEKPMTAQAIPSVAPSKAAAYFHKTECFCFTQQVLQPGERIEMPVRFIVDRDLPADVRHLTLAYTLFDVTARKPPVAQVTLTRAAP, from the coding sequence ATGAGTGAGACTCTGCCGACTCGCCGCTTGGTTATCCGCCTGATACTGGTGGTGGTGGCTATGTTCGGCTTCGGTTTCGCCCTGGTGCCGATTTATGACGTGATGTGCCAGGCCTTCGGCATCAACGGTAAAACCGCTGGTGTTTACGAGGGTGAACAGATGGTGGACGAGCAGCGCCAGGTGCGCGTGCAGTTCTTGGCCACCAATGCTGCCGATATGGTTTGGGAGTTTGCCCCCCAAGCTGACGAGGTGGTGGTGCACCCGGGTGACAGTACGCAAATGCTGTTTGTTGCGTACAACCCGACGGAAAAACCGATGACCGCCCAGGCGATCCCCAGCGTGGCACCGTCCAAAGCGGCTGCTTATTTTCACAAGACGGAATGCTTTTGCTTTACCCAACAGGTACTGCAACCCGGCGAGCGCATCGAGATGCCGGTGCGCTTTATCGTCGATAGAGACTTACCGGCAGATGTTCGCCACTTGACCCTGGCTTACACCTTGTTTGATGTCACCGCGCGCAAGCCGCCGGTGGCGCAAGTGACCCTTACCCGGGCGGCTCCATAA
- a CDS encoding LysR family transcriptional regulator, with product MLRELKTFVTVARYGTFAAAGQQVGLTQSAVSAQMRVLEQGLGVRLFDRSGRSATLNAAGRHALPLAEQMLGLYTQMALPTSAAEWQGELRVGAIATLQTGLLPETLPAFRMAAPRVELKLVPGVSLNLLGQVDAGELDLALLIKPPFELPKELLQISLAREPFVLIAPLGVSGDDPLQILGEQPFVRYDRRSFGGRRVNQFLREQHLQVQEALELDELEAIVRMVECGLGVSLIPRAGLWLQRPTQLRVIELGALTFHRELVAVLRRAQRQPALDCLLDCLRDAAKA from the coding sequence ATGCTGCGTGAGTTGAAAACCTTTGTGACGGTCGCGCGGTATGGCACCTTCGCGGCGGCGGGCCAGCAGGTCGGCCTGACTCAGTCGGCTGTGAGTGCGCAGATGCGTGTGCTGGAACAAGGCTTGGGTGTGCGCCTGTTTGATCGCAGTGGCCGCTCGGCCACCTTAAATGCGGCCGGCCGTCATGCGCTGCCTTTGGCGGAACAGATGCTGGGGCTGTATACGCAGATGGCGTTGCCGACCAGCGCAGCCGAGTGGCAGGGCGAGCTGCGGGTCGGTGCGATTGCCACGCTGCAGACGGGCTTACTGCCTGAAACGCTGCCGGCGTTCCGCATGGCTGCACCCCGGGTTGAGTTGAAACTGGTGCCGGGCGTGTCGCTCAACTTGCTGGGTCAGGTTGATGCCGGCGAGCTGGATCTGGCGCTGCTGATCAAACCGCCATTCGAGCTGCCCAAGGAGTTGCTGCAGATTAGCCTGGCGCGTGAGCCCTTTGTGCTGATCGCGCCGCTCGGCGTGAGCGGTGATGATCCGTTGCAGATACTCGGCGAGCAGCCCTTTGTGCGCTACGACCGACGCTCGTTCGGGGGGCGGCGGGTCAATCAGTTCCTCCGTGAGCAACACCTGCAGGTGCAGGAGGCGCTGGAGCTGGATGAGTTGGAAGCCATTGTGCGCATGGTCGAGTGCGGCCTCGGCGTATCGCTGATCCCGCGAGCGGGGCTGTGGTTACAGCGTCCCACGCAGTTACGGGTGATTGAGCTGGGCGCGCTGACCTTTCACCGCGAGCTGGTCGCGGTGTTGCGCCGCGCGCAGCGTCAGCCGGCACTGGATTGCCTGTTGGATTGCCTGCGCGATGCCGCCAAGGCATAA
- a CDS encoding SCO family protein, with amino-acid sequence MSRTQITVFVLVAIVALVMGLTVNKVLTSQGQGDPTALLDAGIVLLPQSRSLPALSLTNQDGEVVAVDQLKEQWSLLFFGYTFCPDICPATLAQLRQLQGQLPPETLSKLRVVLVTVDPNRDTPQQLKKYLEYFDAGFIGLTGDQATLQKLANSVSIPFIPADTSEQDYTVDHSGNLVLIGPDGKQRGFIRAPINNTKLAAQLPALFERP; translated from the coding sequence ATGTCCCGAACCCAGATCACCGTTTTTGTCCTCGTTGCCATCGTCGCCTTGGTAATGGGGCTGACCGTCAATAAGGTGCTGACCAGCCAAGGCCAGGGTGATCCTACCGCGCTGCTGGATGCCGGCATCGTGTTGTTGCCGCAAAGCCGCAGTTTGCCGGCGTTGAGCCTGACCAATCAGGACGGTGAGGTTGTCGCGGTCGATCAACTCAAGGAGCAATGGAGCCTGCTGTTTTTCGGCTACACCTTCTGCCCAGACATCTGCCCGGCCACCCTCGCCCAGCTGCGCCAGCTGCAAGGCCAGTTGCCGCCGGAAACCCTGAGCAAGCTGCGTGTGGTCCTCGTTACGGTTGATCCTAATCGCGATACACCGCAGCAGTTGAAAAAGTACCTAGAGTATTTTGACGCCGGCTTTATTGGCTTGACGGGCGACCAGGCGACGCTACAGAAGCTGGCCAATAGCGTGAGCATCCCCTTTATCCCAGCGGATACCAGCGAGCAAGACTACACCGTCGACCACAGCGGTAACTTGGTGCTGATTGGCCCCGACGGCAAGCAGCGCGGCTTTATTCGTGCGCCTATCAATAACACCAAGCTGGCCGCGCAGCTGCCTGCGTTGTTTGAGCGTCCTTAA